A window of the Numenius arquata unplaced genomic scaffold, bNumArq3.hap1.1 HAP1_SCAFFOLD_1190, whole genome shotgun sequence genome harbors these coding sequences:
- the PTPRCAP gene encoding LOW QUALITY PROTEIN: protein tyrosine phosphatase receptor type C-associated protein (The sequence of the model RefSeq protein was modified relative to this genomic sequence to represent the inferred CDS: inserted 1 base in 1 codon): protein MGLPPQAGARWYPPVLVLLVSAGSVAAGEPVGSHSDRAVGALLGLLLCLVVXLALAWHHLCRVSAGRYHPRPMGRRALELLRGRWQRLWGQGDTETQPYQGDGEVTAAPPDEEEELMPWSQEHRPEEKEEEEEEEEEGEEEEEEKEAEVAPQGGESPPLDGGEAAGGSAEALLSDLHAFSGTAGWGEARPNVTAL, encoded by the exons ATGGGGTTGCCACCCCAG GCTGGAGCTCGGTGGTACCCGCCGGTACTGGTGCTACTGGTGTCGGCCGGGTCGGTGGCGGCGGGGGAACCGGTGGGGAGCCACAGCGACCGGGCGGTGGGggccctgctggggctgctgctctgcctggtgg GGCTGGCCCTGGCATGGCACCATCTCTGCCGGGTCTCAGCCGGGCGCTACCACCCCCGGCCCATGGGCAGGCGGGCGCTGGAGCTGCTGCGGGGACGCTGGCAGCggctgtggggacagggtgacactgAGACACAGCCCTACCAAGGGGACGGGGAGGTGACGGCAGCCCCCCCggatgaggaggaagagctgaTGCCGTGGAGCCAGGAGCACCGGccggaggagaaggaggaggaggaggaggaggaggaggaaggggaggaagaagaggaagagaaagaggccGAGGTGGCCCCCCAGGGTGGGGAGAGCCCCCCATTGGacgggggggaggcggcggggggcagTGCCGAGGCCCTGCTCAGCGACCTCCATGCCTTCTCGGGGACGGCGGGCTGGGGGGAGGCACGGCCAAACGTCACCGCCCtgtga